A genomic segment from Tuwongella immobilis encodes:
- a CDS encoding MBL fold metallo-hydrolase: MQSWFDGVHLLGRYNPLRTGCWLLEHQGEAAILEMPPTPWWRPSPAVAAQAAVERMGLRVKYLLCTHSHMDHYSRRTLSEMRRAFPAATVCLHESFQASQQTAPADSQWITDESELNLSGEPLLLVHAPKHSTSDTMVIFRGAICTGDWELNTIRSVHDSWTPVPRSIKLKSIDRMIDFVQRRNYHIHRVYSVHANDRREQVDFVGLMHDTRVDRKFW, encoded by the coding sequence ATGCAATCCTGGTTTGATGGTGTGCATTTGCTGGGGCGATACAATCCGCTCCGCACCGGCTGTTGGTTGTTGGAACATCAGGGCGAGGCGGCCATCCTCGAGATGCCGCCCACCCCCTGGTGGCGGCCTTCACCCGCAGTCGCAGCTCAGGCGGCTGTCGAACGCATGGGGTTGCGGGTCAAATACCTGCTCTGTACCCATTCGCACATGGATCATTACAGTCGCCGGACGCTCTCCGAAATGCGGCGAGCGTTCCCGGCGGCGACCGTTTGTCTGCACGAAAGTTTTCAGGCGTCGCAACAAACGGCACCGGCGGATAGTCAGTGGATTACCGACGAATCCGAACTGAATCTCAGCGGCGAACCGCTGCTGCTGGTCCATGCCCCCAAGCATAGCACCAGCGACACGATGGTCATTTTCCGTGGCGCGATCTGTACCGGCGATTGGGAATTGAACACCATTCGATCGGTACACGATAGTTGGACTCCGGTTCCGCGAAGCATCAAATTGAAATCCATCGACCGGATGATTGATTTTGTGCAACGGCGGAATTATCACATTCATCGTGTCTATTCCGTTCATGCCAACGATCGCCGCGAACAGGTCGACTTCGTTGGTTTGATGCACGATACTCGCGTCGATCGGAAGTTCTGGTAA
- a CDS encoding zinc-binding alcohol dehydrogenase family protein — protein MQQITLTEPGRFVADSVEAPGEPPIGFARVRIHRIGVCGTDLHAFAGRQPFFRYPRILGHELGVEVLAVGGDTSHVAIGDRCAIEPYLNCGVCHACVRNKPNCCERLEVLGVHSDGGMRGQILVPIAKLHPSENLTWDQLALVETLGIGQHAVERAQLHAGESVVIVGAGPIGLATLQFAKAAGAQVTVLEPNPMRRAFVQSTFGVDAREPSDDHCYDVVFDATGNIAAMEASVARVAFGGKLVFVGLVQGRISFDDPLFHRREMTILASRNSANAFPTIMRMIESGTLDTTPWITHRLLLSEVPSRFPELPRIPELVKAMIEVTDVDADA, from the coding sequence ATGCAACAAATTACGTTGACCGAACCGGGGCGATTTGTTGCCGATTCGGTCGAAGCCCCCGGCGAACCGCCCATCGGGTTCGCTCGGGTGCGGATTCATCGCATTGGCGTGTGCGGCACCGATTTGCACGCCTTCGCCGGTCGGCAGCCGTTCTTTCGCTATCCGCGAATTCTCGGACACGAACTCGGTGTGGAAGTCCTTGCCGTTGGCGGGGATACATCGCACGTTGCCATTGGTGACCGCTGTGCGATCGAGCCGTATCTGAATTGCGGTGTCTGTCATGCCTGTGTGCGCAACAAGCCGAATTGCTGTGAGCGATTAGAAGTGCTGGGGGTGCATTCCGATGGCGGAATGCGCGGCCAGATTCTGGTGCCGATTGCGAAACTGCACCCCTCGGAAAATCTCACCTGGGATCAACTCGCACTGGTGGAAACGCTGGGCATTGGTCAGCATGCAGTGGAGCGAGCGCAACTCCATGCCGGGGAATCGGTTGTGATCGTTGGCGCGGGGCCAATCGGGCTGGCGACATTGCAGTTCGCCAAGGCCGCCGGCGCACAAGTCACGGTGCTGGAACCCAATCCGATGCGACGTGCGTTTGTGCAATCGACCTTTGGTGTCGATGCCCGCGAGCCATCGGACGATCATTGCTATGATGTCGTGTTTGATGCGACCGGCAACATCGCCGCCATGGAAGCCAGCGTCGCACGGGTGGCGTTTGGCGGCAAGTTGGTGTTTGTCGGGCTGGTGCAGGGGCGCATCTCCTTTGACGATCCGCTGTTCCATCGCCGCGAGATGACGATTTTGGCGAGTCGCAACTCGGCCAATGCGTTTCCGACGATCATGCGGATGATCGAGTCTGGCACGTTGGATACCACGCCTTGGATTACGCACCGACTTCTGCTAAGTGAGGTGCCGAGCCGCTTTCCCGAGCTGCCGCGGATTCCTGAGTTGGTCAAAGCGATGATCGAGGTGACGGATGTCGATGCCGATGCGTGA
- a CDS encoding pyridoxal phosphate-dependent aminotransferase produces MLAKRVQVFSESVIREMTRLAQAHQAINLGQGMPDFPAPQIIKDAAIQAIQEDFNQYAITWGAPGLRRAIAEKMRRFNGIECDPETMITVCCGATECMMATMLATIDPGDEVIIFQPFYENYGPDALLTGATPRFVQLRPPGWGFDPDELRAAFNSKTRAIILNTPNNPTGHIFTHAELSLIAELCQEYDALAFADEIYEYIRYSDKPHLSIATLPGMADRTVTISGLSKTFSITGWRLGYCVASPELTTGIRKAHDFLTVGAPHPLQVAGAVAMGLPDSYYTSLCEGYRKRRELFLPYLHQAGFTVYEPEGAYYVMVDIRPLGFANDTAFVQQMIREIGVSAVPGSSFFSPKESGSHLVRFMFAKRDETLHAAGERLQRLRALRPTTVSGQ; encoded by the coding sequence ATGCTCGCCAAACGGGTGCAAGTCTTTTCAGAGTCGGTCATTCGGGAGATGACGCGGCTGGCCCAGGCGCATCAGGCGATTAACCTGGGGCAGGGGATGCCGGATTTTCCCGCGCCGCAAATCATCAAAGATGCCGCGATTCAAGCGATTCAGGAAGATTTTAATCAATATGCGATCACTTGGGGGGCACCCGGATTGCGGCGGGCAATCGCGGAGAAGATGCGTCGCTTCAACGGCATCGAATGCGACCCCGAGACGATGATTACCGTCTGCTGCGGGGCCACCGAGTGCATGATGGCCACCATGCTGGCGACGATTGATCCCGGCGACGAAGTGATTATCTTTCAGCCGTTTTATGAAAATTACGGTCCCGATGCGTTGCTCACCGGCGCGACTCCGCGATTTGTGCAACTCCGTCCGCCCGGTTGGGGATTCGATCCGGATGAACTGCGGGCCGCGTTCAATTCCAAAACTCGGGCGATCATTCTGAATACCCCGAACAATCCGACGGGGCATATCTTCACGCACGCGGAATTGTCGCTGATTGCGGAATTGTGCCAAGAGTATGATGCGCTTGCGTTTGCGGATGAAATCTACGAATACATTCGCTACAGCGACAAGCCACATCTGAGCATTGCGACCTTGCCGGGAATGGCCGATCGAACGGTGACCATCAGCGGGCTTTCCAAGACATTCAGCATCACCGGCTGGCGGCTGGGCTACTGCGTGGCGTCGCCCGAACTCACGACCGGGATTCGCAAGGCCCATGATTTTTTGACCGTCGGAGCGCCGCATCCGCTGCAAGTGGCCGGTGCGGTGGCGATGGGGTTGCCGGATTCGTACTACACGAGTTTGTGCGAAGGGTATCGCAAACGGCGCGAGCTGTTTCTGCCGTATCTGCATCAAGCGGGGTTCACCGTGTATGAGCCGGAAGGCGCGTACTATGTCATGGTGGATATCCGCCCGTTGGGATTTGCGAACGACACCGCATTCGTGCAACAGATGATCCGCGAAATCGGCGTCAGCGCGGTGCCCGGCTCGAGTTTCTTTTCACCCAAAGAATCGGGCAGCCACCTGGTGCGGTTCATGTTTGCCAAGCGAGATGAAACGCTGCACGCCGCCGGCGAACGACTGCAACGGCTGCGAGCGTTGCGCCCGACAACCGTTTCCGGTCAGTAA
- a CDS encoding glucose-6-phosphate isomerase: MTASLWNRYCTYLVSDADLGLTLDISRMRFPDGFFETMEPAMQQAFAAMAQLEQGAIANPDENRMVGHYWLRTPELAPTAEIAQSLKSGVDAIVAFAHKVIAEKKFRHILHIGIGGSALGPQFVAQALGEANQPLSISFLDNTDPDGFDRVLAELNGKLHETLVTVVSKSGSTPEPSNAMLEAKAAFQMAGIPFAAHAVAITMPGSKLDQLAIAEKWLARFPMQDWVGGRTSVMSAVGLVPAALVGIDVRAFLEGAAAMDRLTRQTTTRQNPAAVLALMWYFAGDGKGSKDMVILPYKDRLALFSKYLQQLVMESLGKELDRTGAVVNQGIAVYGNKGSTDQHAYIQQLRDGVANFFATFIQVRKDRAGLSIAVEPGITSGDYLLGFLLGTRQALYENGRDSITIAIDELTPRTLGALIALYERAVGLYAELVNINAYHQPGVEAGKKAASAILGLKAKVLSALRQTTGGLTAEAVANQLGLSQEVETIYQILDHFAVNHASGVVRIQGGDPLSTLFAVRG, from the coding sequence ATGACTGCATCACTGTGGAATCGCTATTGTACCTATCTTGTCAGCGATGCCGACTTGGGCCTGACGCTCGACATTAGCCGGATGCGTTTCCCCGATGGTTTCTTCGAGACGATGGAACCCGCGATGCAGCAGGCATTTGCGGCGATGGCCCAACTCGAGCAGGGGGCGATTGCAAATCCGGACGAGAATCGGATGGTGGGCCACTATTGGCTGCGCACCCCCGAATTGGCCCCGACAGCGGAAATCGCTCAATCGCTGAAATCGGGCGTTGATGCGATTGTTGCGTTTGCACACAAAGTCATTGCGGAAAAGAAGTTCCGACACATTCTGCACATCGGCATCGGCGGTTCCGCACTCGGCCCGCAATTCGTCGCCCAGGCGTTGGGCGAAGCCAATCAGCCGTTGAGCATTTCCTTTTTGGACAATACCGACCCCGATGGTTTTGACCGGGTGTTGGCCGAACTCAACGGCAAACTGCACGAGACACTGGTGACGGTGGTGTCGAAGTCTGGCAGCACGCCGGAGCCGAGCAACGCCATGCTGGAAGCCAAAGCGGCATTCCAAATGGCGGGGATTCCGTTTGCCGCCCACGCCGTCGCGATCACCATGCCCGGTAGCAAGTTAGATCAATTGGCCATCGCCGAGAAGTGGCTCGCCCGCTTCCCCATGCAAGATTGGGTGGGCGGCCGCACGTCGGTCATGTCGGCGGTGGGGTTGGTGCCGGCTGCGCTCGTGGGGATTGATGTGCGAGCGTTCCTGGAAGGGGCCGCCGCCATGGATCGGCTCACCCGACAGACCACCACCCGACAGAATCCAGCCGCCGTGCTTGCGCTGATGTGGTACTTTGCCGGTGATGGCAAAGGCAGCAAAGACATGGTGATTCTGCCGTACAAAGATCGACTCGCGCTGTTTAGTAAGTACTTACAGCAATTGGTGATGGAGTCGCTCGGCAAAGAGCTGGATCGCACCGGAGCCGTGGTCAACCAGGGGATTGCCGTCTATGGCAACAAAGGTTCCACGGATCAGCATGCGTATATTCAGCAACTTCGGGACGGCGTGGCGAATTTCTTTGCGACGTTCATTCAAGTCCGCAAGGATCGTGCGGGGTTGTCGATTGCCGTGGAACCGGGAATCACCAGTGGGGATTATCTGCTGGGCTTCCTGCTGGGAACACGCCAAGCGTTGTACGAAAATGGTCGCGATTCGATCACGATTGCGATTGATGAACTGACGCCACGCACGTTGGGGGCGTTGATTGCACTGTATGAACGAGCGGTGGGGTTGTATGCGGAGTTGGTGAATATCAACGCGTATCATCAGCCGGGGGTTGAGGCAGGCAAGAAGGCGGCCTCGGCGATTTTGGGATTGAAGGCAAAGGTTCTCTCGGCCCTGCGACAGACAACGGGTGGGCTGACTGCCGAAGCGGTGGCCAACCAGTTGGGCTTATCGCAGGAGGTCGAGACGATCTACCAAATACTCGATCACTTTGCCGTCAATCACGCTTCCGGCGTAGTCCGCATCCAAGGCGGTGATCCGTTATCAACACTCTTTGCAGTTCGTGGTTGA
- a CDS encoding NADH-quinone oxidoreductase subunit D, with translation MPLEAVQSVLDPVETPDKEYLYTLNFGPQHPATHTTLRLILTLDGETIVKAVPDIGYLHSGFEKLGEDLDFNQYVTVVDRMNYISPIANEIAWHNAVETLLGIELTPRCKYLRTIIAELARISDHLLCVGACGLDLGALTAFLYAFNTREKIYDIFETMSGQRFHPSYSRVGGLMLDVTDDWISKIRQFVKDFPKPHSELTRLLNRNRIFVDRTKDVGVLTKEEAINRSASGPVARASGVVRDLRKNEPYLAYGELADSFKVIVGKDGDCYTRYLVRMAEMEQSMKIIAAAVENIPTGPVNVDVDEKQGLPDKNAVYRSIEGLIQHFEMIMTNRRWTAPVDEVYSAVEAPNGELGFYIVGDGEGRAYRARTRPPSFIHFSMFPHLIEGHQISDVPAVLGSLNIIAAELDR, from the coding sequence ATGCCATTGGAAGCGGTGCAAAGCGTCCTGGATCCGGTCGAAACTCCGGACAAGGAATATCTCTACACGCTGAATTTCGGGCCTCAGCACCCGGCCACGCACACCACGCTGCGTCTGATCCTCACCCTGGATGGTGAGACGATCGTGAAGGCCGTCCCCGATATTGGCTACCTCCACTCGGGCTTCGAGAAGTTGGGCGAAGACCTCGACTTCAACCAGTATGTGACCGTCGTCGATCGGATGAATTATATCTCGCCGATCGCCAACGAAATCGCTTGGCACAACGCCGTCGAAACGCTGCTGGGCATCGAGTTGACCCCCCGCTGCAAATACCTGCGCACCATCATCGCCGAGTTGGCCCGCATCAGCGACCACCTGCTTTGCGTTGGCGCGTGCGGCCTCGACTTGGGTGCCTTGACCGCGTTCTTGTATGCGTTCAACACCCGCGAGAAAATCTACGACATCTTCGAAACGATGTCCGGCCAACGCTTCCATCCCAGCTATTCCCGCGTTGGCGGGCTGATGCTGGATGTCACCGATGATTGGATCAGCAAGATTCGTCAGTTCGTCAAAGATTTCCCCAAGCCGCATAGCGAACTGACCCGCCTGCTGAACCGCAACCGCATCTTCGTGGATCGCACCAAAGATGTGGGCGTGCTGACCAAAGAAGAGGCGATCAACCGCAGCGCCAGCGGCCCGGTCGCGCGGGCCAGCGGTGTCGTGCGTGACCTGCGCAAGAACGAGCCGTATCTGGCCTATGGCGAACTGGCGGATAGCTTCAAGGTCATCGTCGGCAAAGACGGCGACTGCTACACACGCTATCTCGTCCGCATGGCCGAGATGGAACAGTCCATGAAGATCATCGCCGCCGCCGTGGAGAATATCCCGACCGGGCCGGTGAATGTCGATGTGGATGAGAAGCAAGGTCTGCCCGATAAGAACGCGGTCTATCGCTCGATCGAAGGTCTGATTCAGCACTTCGAGATGATCATGACCAACCGCCGCTGGACGGCACCTGTGGATGAAGTCTACTCTGCGGTGGAAGCACCCAACGGCGAACTGGGCTTCTACATCGTCGGCGATGGAGAAGGGCGTGCCTATCGGGCCCGAACTCGTCCGCCTTCGTTCATCCATTTCAGCATGTTCCCGCACCTGATCGAAGGGCACCAAATTTCGGACGTGCCGGCAGTGCTGGGTAGCCTGAATATCATTGCGGCCGAGTTGGATCGTTGA
- the nuoF gene encoding NADH-quinone oxidoreductase subunit NuoF translates to MAKYEPVLLARIQKPNSHKLEGYRNDGGYSSFERAIKELKPEQVIDTVKNAGLRGRGGAGFPTGLKWTFLPKDHPGPIYLCVNADESEPCTYNNRILMEKDPHQVLEGVMLACYAIKSEKAFFYIRYEYGTAFRTLKAAIEELYAAGLLGRNIQGTGVNLDIVLHRGAAAYICGEETGLIESLEGKRAWPRIKPPFPAIEGAFRKPTIVNNVETLACVTHIMRKGVDWFKSLGVAPDPNNPRDAGSFGPKLYTIAGHVNEPKCVELPMGVTLRELIDKHGGGVWKGRKVKAANPGGLSMGFVTESELDIPLDFNGPGKVGCLGLGTAAITVIDDQTSMVDVLHNVCQFYAHESCGQCTPCREGTGWMLKITDRLRSGQGRREDLDILVEVADRIGIMPGTTICGLSDGAGWPVKTAIRKFRKEFEDAIRGGQPSPIRASLPVLAGAH, encoded by the coding sequence ATGGCCAAGTATGAACCGGTTCTGCTCGCCCGCATTCAGAAGCCCAACAGCCACAAGCTGGAAGGCTATCGCAACGATGGCGGCTATTCGTCCTTCGAGCGAGCGATCAAGGAACTGAAGCCGGAACAAGTGATCGACACGGTTAAGAACGCAGGTCTGCGTGGCCGTGGCGGTGCGGGGTTCCCCACTGGGTTGAAGTGGACGTTCCTGCCCAAGGATCATCCCGGTCCGATTTATCTCTGCGTCAACGCGGATGAATCCGAGCCGTGCACATACAACAACCGCATTCTGATGGAAAAAGATCCCCATCAGGTGCTGGAAGGCGTGATGCTCGCCTGCTACGCCATCAAGTCGGAAAAGGCGTTCTTCTACATTCGCTACGAATATGGCACCGCCTTCCGCACGCTGAAAGCGGCCATCGAAGAATTGTACGCCGCCGGTCTGCTGGGCCGCAACATCCAAGGCACGGGCGTCAATCTGGACATCGTGCTGCATCGCGGTGCGGCGGCCTACATTTGCGGTGAAGAAACCGGGTTGATCGAATCGCTGGAAGGCAAGCGAGCCTGGCCGCGCATCAAGCCGCCGTTCCCGGCAATCGAAGGGGCATTCCGCAAGCCAACGATTGTCAACAATGTCGAAACCCTCGCCTGTGTCACACACATCATGCGCAAGGGCGTCGATTGGTTCAAGTCGCTGGGGGTAGCCCCCGATCCCAACAATCCGCGTGATGCGGGGAGCTTTGGGCCGAAATTGTACACCATCGCCGGTCATGTCAACGAACCGAAATGCGTGGAACTGCCGATGGGCGTGACGCTTCGGGAGTTGATCGACAAGCATGGCGGCGGGGTGTGGAAGGGCCGTAAGGTCAAAGCCGCCAATCCGGGTGGGTTGTCGATGGGCTTCGTGACCGAATCGGAACTCGATATTCCGCTCGATTTCAACGGGCCGGGCAAAGTCGGCTGCCTGGGTTTGGGCACGGCGGCGATTACCGTGATCGATGATCAGACCAGCATGGTCGATGTGCTGCACAACGTCTGCCAATTCTACGCGCATGAATCGTGCGGCCAATGCACGCCTTGCCGGGAAGGCACGGGTTGGATGCTCAAGATCACCGACCGGCTGCGCTCCGGACAAGGTCGCCGGGAAGACTTGGATATCTTGGTGGAAGTCGCGGATCGGATCGGTATCATGCCAGGAACGACGATTTGCGGCTTGTCGGATGGTGCCGGTTGGCCGGTGAAAACCGCCATTCGGAAATTCCGCAAGGAATTCGAAGATGCGATTCGCGGTGGTCAACCCAGCCCGATTCGTGCTTCGCTGCCGGTGCTGGCCGGGGCGCACTAA
- a CDS encoding NADH-quinone oxidoreductase subunit NuoE family protein, with the protein MPVLTEDMKNRIRGYLPLYPTKQAVTLPALHLVHEELRCVPMKAIEEIAEILELSPAQIHDTMTFYGFFKDEDHKQGRCRFWVCRGLACMLRGGYELLNHCSEKLHLAPGETSADGKITLEFAECIGACDGAPAVLLNDEHVMNVTPEKADQLIGGLK; encoded by the coding sequence ATGCCAGTGTTAACCGAAGACATGAAGAATCGGATCCGCGGCTACCTGCCTTTGTATCCGACCAAACAAGCCGTCACGCTGCCCGCGTTGCACCTGGTGCACGAAGAACTACGCTGTGTGCCGATGAAGGCGATTGAGGAAATCGCCGAGATTTTGGAACTCAGCCCGGCCCAGATTCACGACACGATGACCTTCTACGGATTCTTCAAAGACGAAGATCACAAGCAAGGTCGCTGCCGATTTTGGGTTTGTCGCGGCTTGGCCTGCATGCTGCGTGGCGGGTACGAGTTGCTGAATCATTGCTCCGAAAAGTTGCACCTCGCCCCGGGGGAAACCTCGGCTGATGGCAAGATCACGCTGGAATTCGCCGAGTGCATCGGTGCCTGCGATGGTGCCCCCGCGGTGTTGCTCAATGACGAACACGTCATGAATGTCACCCCCGAGAAGGCCGATCAGTTGATCGGCGGGTTGAAATAA
- a CDS encoding aldo/keto reductase — protein sequence MSMPMRELGRTGLRVSILSQGGAAFGEQYGSVTLEQARATVQRGIDAGINLIDTSPYYGMTRSESVLGEILAGGLRDRVLICTKAGRYGVDQFDFSAKRITTSLDESLQRLRTDHVDILIAHDIEFADNFEQVFTETADALHRLKQTGKCRFIGMSGYPLGILRQAVERCSLDVVISYAHCTLQSTRLIHDLLPVADAHGVGILNGSPLSLGLLTQQGPPPWHPAPAALKAAAQKASEFCRGNGIDLSYLGMQFCLAEHRVASTITGTAQVPELEVNLRAVGQVPDLKLVEGVKSIFREAGFLDYAWESGRWRDSETGAPSVV from the coding sequence ATGTCGATGCCGATGCGTGAGTTGGGGCGAACTGGGCTGCGAGTGTCGATTCTCAGCCAGGGCGGGGCGGCATTCGGCGAGCAATACGGCAGCGTCACCTTGGAGCAGGCCCGCGCCACTGTGCAACGCGGCATCGATGCGGGCATCAACCTGATCGATACGTCGCCGTATTATGGGATGACTCGTTCCGAATCCGTTCTGGGCGAGATTCTCGCGGGTGGTCTGCGCGATCGCGTGCTGATCTGCACCAAGGCGGGCCGCTACGGGGTCGATCAATTCGATTTTTCCGCCAAGCGGATCACCACCAGCCTGGATGAATCGCTGCAACGGCTCCGCACCGATCATGTCGATATTCTGATCGCCCACGACATTGAATTCGCGGACAATTTCGAGCAAGTCTTTACCGAAACAGCCGATGCGCTGCATCGACTCAAGCAAACTGGCAAATGTCGGTTCATTGGCATGTCGGGCTACCCGCTGGGGATTTTGCGACAAGCGGTTGAGCGTTGTAGCCTTGATGTCGTGATCTCCTACGCGCATTGCACGCTGCAAAGCACCCGCCTCATTCATGATCTGCTTCCGGTGGCGGATGCTCACGGTGTGGGCATTCTCAACGGGAGTCCGCTGTCGTTGGGCTTGCTGACGCAGCAGGGGCCGCCGCCATGGCATCCGGCACCCGCTGCATTGAAAGCGGCTGCTCAGAAAGCGAGCGAATTCTGCCGCGGAAATGGTATCGACTTGTCCTATCTCGGAATGCAATTCTGCCTGGCGGAACATCGGGTGGCATCGACCATTACCGGGACGGCCCAAGTGCCCGAACTGGAAGTCAATCTGCGGGCAGTCGGGCAGGTGCCGGACCTGAAATTGGTCGAAGGGGTGAAGTCGATTTTCCGCGAGGCGGGGTTCTTGGACTACGCCTGGGAGAGCGGCCGATGGCGCGACTCCGAAACTGGGGCACCCAGCGTCGTCTAG
- a CDS encoding NADH-quinone oxidoreductase subunit C, translated as MPSYLDKLKERFGAEAITLSAFTHKGAVINQRVIVPVEQFLDVMKLLKLECGFDMLADVTCVDYLQYPDARDRYGVIYPLTNTSTGERVVVKTFVNDPDPAVPSVYDLWKGADWLEREVYDMYGIRFDGHPDLRRILMPDEFASYPLRKDYPLRGKAERHNFPILTRADG; from the coding sequence ATGCCCAGTTATCTGGACAAACTCAAGGAACGCTTCGGGGCCGAGGCCATCACCCTATCGGCATTTACCCACAAGGGTGCCGTCATCAATCAGCGGGTGATTGTGCCAGTCGAGCAATTCCTGGATGTGATGAAGCTGCTGAAGCTGGAATGCGGCTTCGACATGCTGGCCGATGTGACCTGCGTCGATTATCTGCAGTATCCCGATGCCCGCGACCGCTACGGGGTCATCTATCCGCTGACCAACACCAGCACCGGCGAACGGGTGGTGGTCAAGACCTTCGTCAACGACCCTGATCCAGCGGTGCCTTCAGTCTACGACCTCTGGAAAGGGGCCGATTGGCTGGAACGCGAAGTCTACGACATGTACGGCATTCGCTTCGATGGGCACCCGGACCTGCGGCGGATTTTGATGCCGGACGAGTTCGCCTCGTACCCGCTGCGGAAAGATTACCCGCTACGTGGGAAGGCCGAACGGCATAACTTCCCGATTTTGACGCGGGCCGACGGCTGA
- a CDS encoding NADH-quinone oxidoreductase subunit B gives MALNVPDFMIAPLDWAANYVRKHSLWPMPFATACCGIELMATASARYDIARFGSEAMRFSPRQCDLMIVAGRVVMKMIPVLQRIWLQMPEPKWCISMGACASSGGVFDTYAVVQGIDRFIPVDVYVPGCPPRPEQLIRAILDLQEKITQTGTINAREFEQRTSYEGPANLARELSATEKMVVPGDYRSATRLRELPVVKQ, from the coding sequence ATGGCGTTAAACGTCCCGGATTTTATGATCGCCCCCCTGGATTGGGCGGCGAATTACGTCCGCAAACATAGCCTGTGGCCCATGCCGTTCGCCACCGCTTGCTGCGGGATCGAACTGATGGCAACCGCCTCGGCCCGTTACGATATCGCCCGCTTCGGCTCCGAAGCCATGCGATTCAGCCCCCGCCAATGCGATCTGATGATCGTCGCCGGGCGAGTCGTGATGAAGATGATTCCCGTGCTGCAACGCATTTGGCTGCAAATGCCCGAACCGAAGTGGTGCATCTCCATGGGAGCGTGTGCCTCGTCCGGCGGTGTGTTTGACACGTATGCGGTGGTGCAAGGGATCGACCGATTCATCCCCGTGGATGTGTATGTGCCCGGTTGCCCGCCGCGACCCGAGCAGCTCATTCGTGCCATCTTGGATCTGCAAGAAAAGATCACCCAAACCGGCACGATCAACGCCCGCGAATTCGAGCAACGCACCAGCTACGAAGGGCCAGCAAACTTGGCTCGCGAATTGTCCGCCACCGAAAAGATGGTGGTGCCCGGCGATTATCGCAGCGCCACCCGCTTGCGGGAATTGCCCGTTGTGAAGCAGTAA
- a CDS encoding NADH-quinone oxidoreductase subunit A produces MALPEAVQTAAGLEPAFDLTNYFPIFIYMVVVVGFAITALLVTHLPILKPNRPTKTKLMPYESGMDPIGSAQMQFDVKFYLIAILFLVFDVELLFLYPWATIAYTPANAGPDWRAAFGGVVLIEILFFLMTLAVAYIYAWRKGVFQWR; encoded by the coding sequence ATGGCACTACCCGAAGCGGTTCAGACTGCCGCTGGCCTGGAACCGGCATTTGATCTGACCAACTACTTCCCGATCTTCATCTACATGGTGGTCGTGGTGGGATTCGCGATTACGGCATTGCTGGTCACGCATTTGCCGATTTTGAAGCCGAATCGCCCGACAAAGACCAAGTTGATGCCCTATGAATCGGGTATGGATCCGATTGGCTCGGCTCAGATGCAGTTCGACGTGAAGTTTTATCTGATCGCGATTCTGTTTCTGGTCTTCGACGTGGAACTGTTGTTCTTGTATCCCTGGGCGACGATTGCCTACACGCCGGCGAATGCGGGTCCGGATTGGCGAGCCGCCTTCGGTGGTGTGGTGCTGATCGAAATTCTGTTTTTCCTCATGACCCTGGCCGTAGCGTACATTTATGCGTGGCGAAAGGGAGTGTTCCAATGGCGTTAA